A region of Elusimicrobiota bacterium DNA encodes the following proteins:
- a CDS encoding thiazole synthase, whose translation MDNALVIAGRTYVSRLIVGTGKYSSMEAMEEALVASGADMVTVAIRRVNLNDRSADDFWTHIPKGMVILPNTAGCYNAVDAVRVARLAREALDTPLIKLEVLGDPKTLLPDVLALLEATKTLVNEGFKVLAYTNDDPIVAKRLEEAGAAAVMPLAAPIGSGRGIQNPLNILFIREAVTTVPVIVDAGVGTASDAAAAMELGVDGILMNTAIAEAKNPTLMAEAMKLGVDAGRRAFLAGRMPRRDYAAASSPSMGVPAPATSVRGGS comes from the coding sequence ATGGACAATGCGCTGGTGATTGCGGGCCGAACCTATGTCTCTCGCCTGATCGTGGGCACGGGAAAATATTCCTCCATGGAGGCCATGGAGGAGGCCTTGGTCGCCTCGGGGGCCGACATGGTGACGGTGGCCATTCGCCGGGTGAATTTGAACGATCGGTCCGCCGACGATTTTTGGACGCACATTCCCAAGGGGATGGTGATCCTGCCGAACACCGCCGGTTGCTACAACGCCGTAGACGCGGTCCGGGTGGCGCGGCTCGCCCGCGAAGCGCTGGACACCCCGCTCATTAAGCTGGAAGTGTTGGGCGATCCCAAAACCCTCCTGCCGGACGTTCTGGCTCTTTTAGAGGCCACGAAGACGTTGGTCAACGAGGGATTCAAGGTGTTGGCCTACACCAACGACGATCCGATTGTGGCCAAACGGTTGGAAGAGGCGGGGGCGGCCGCCGTGATGCCCCTGGCGGCGCCCATCGGGTCCGGGCGCGGGATCCAAAACCCCTTGAACATTCTTTTCATCCGCGAGGCGGTGACGACGGTTCCCGTGATCGTGGACGCCGGCGTCGGGACGGCTTCCGACGCGGCCGCCGCCATGGAACTGGGCGTGGACGGCATCTTAATGAACACGGCCATCGCGGAAGCCAAAAACCCGACGCTCATGGCCGAAGCCATGAAGCTCGGCGTGGACGCCGGGCGGCGCGCGTTTCTGGCGGGCCGCATGCCCCGGCGCGACTACGCGGCCGCCTCGTCTCCCTCCATGGGTGTGCCGGCTCCGGCGACTTCGGTTCGTGGTGGCTCCTAA
- the thiS gene encoding sulfur carrier protein ThiS, producing the protein MNLTVNGEPRTVAEGLTLAQLVAELKLSSGGLACEINGKIVRRADYGAARLSPGDAVEIVRMIGGG; encoded by the coding sequence ATGAACCTGACGGTGAACGGCGAACCCCGAACGGTGGCCGAGGGCCTGACCCTGGCCCAACTGGTGGCGGAGCTCAAACTTTCTTCGGGAGGGCTCGCCTGCGAAATTAACGGGAAGATCGTCCGACGCGCCGACTACGGCGCCGCCCGTCTTTCCCCAGGGGATGCGGTGGAGATCGTCCGCATGATCGGCGGGGGTTGA
- a CDS encoding ZIP family metal transporter, which produces MGPISFSFLAVLATAAGGFVILRRKAWAERNLWRVLAFGSGILLAMTFMHLLPEAWALSSRGTGIAVVAALVTLFAAEQFTVVHACGEVGEHCAVHRVGYGAWAALFLHGLADGLAIAFSFVSSQALGFAVASAVIAHKFSDSMTLSTLFLDSGYSRRKTAGLVAALALATPLGVAIGVFPGNWASGPVLAVLLGSAAGGFLYISMADILPRIHKSRDLWCWVLIVAGVAVSALLPHP; this is translated from the coding sequence ATGGGACCGATTTCATTTTCATTTCTCGCGGTGCTGGCGACAGCGGCCGGCGGGTTTGTGATCCTTCGCCGAAAAGCCTGGGCGGAACGCAATTTGTGGCGGGTGTTGGCGTTCGGAAGCGGGATCCTCCTGGCCATGACCTTTATGCACCTTCTTCCGGAGGCCTGGGCCCTCAGTTCCCGGGGGACTGGCATCGCAGTGGTGGCGGCGCTCGTGACGCTGTTCGCGGCGGAGCAATTCACCGTGGTTCACGCCTGCGGGGAAGTGGGAGAACATTGCGCGGTCCACCGCGTGGGATACGGCGCCTGGGCGGCGCTTTTTCTCCACGGGTTGGCGGACGGCCTGGCCATCGCTTTTTCGTTCGTTTCCTCCCAGGCTCTCGGGTTCGCGGTGGCGAGCGCCGTGATCGCCCATAAATTTTCCGACAGCATGACGCTGTCGACTCTCTTCCTGGACTCCGGCTATTCCCGCCGGAAGACCGCGGGGCTGGTGGCCGCGCTCGCCCTGGCGACGCCGCTGGGCGTGGCGATCGGTGTTTTCCCGGGGAACTGGGCCAGCGGGCCCGTTTTGGCGGTGCTTTTGGGGTCCGCGGCGGGGGGGTTCCTCTACATCAGCATGGCGGACATCCTGCCCCGTATTCACAAGAGCCGAGACCTGTGGTGCTGGGTTCTCATCGTGGCCGGCGTGGCGGTCAGCGCCCTCCTCCCCCACCCATGA